ACAGCAAACATTAGCTTAGAACAGAAACCTGGACCATGCCGGATGGATCGGAAAAAGGTTTGGCACATCCAAGACCTTGCATGCGAATTCCTGACTGAAGAGATGACCTCATCAGTGCTGAACTTCCAATCTTGCCAGCCAAACTGCTTCTAGCAGCATCACAATAAGCATCAGAGGAGCAACCCCCTTAAGCTAACTAAATCCCCATTGAAGAGTGGCACTGGGGCTCCAAAACAAGAGGCTGAGAAAACTAAACAAAACTAAAGGAAGAAAACTAAAAAAACCAAATAAAAGCAAACTGAACAAAGGGGTGGGGGAGGATCGACGGCCAAAATGGCCGGAACTCCCCTGGACTTCTCTAAAAACAAAGGCTGTTTGGAAAGAGGTGAGAGCTTTCTTAGAGAGAGAAGGTATTATTTTCATGCTTAACACGGTTCGTATATGAGCCGAGCCAAATAAAAATTGAAGATGAGAAAAATCATTGTTGAGTGGTCTGGTATCCTCATGATTTGGACATCGTTTCCGCTGTACTCTGGCCATTGGTCTTGGCATCACCCTCAAATAATACACGATTATAATTCAATTCCCTTGCTACAAGAACTACCTCTAGCAACTTATATCCCAGGAGCTAATTAAAATTGTTTTTCTGCGACTACCATTAATCTTCCTTGCTCATGAATAGTCGATGGAAGGttattctttattattattattattattattattattattattattattattattgttcttTTTAACAATACAGCCCGATTCTTCATGTCCTTGAAATTAGTGGTGTTCGGTTTCAATTCAGTTTGAAATTTATCTAGAAATTaaaactaaactgaaattttaaaatttaggtACAGTTAGGATTCGATTCTTCACTATTTCAGTTTCAGTTTGGTACAGTTCTAGGTTCTTCGGTTTCAATTCGATTCGATACAATTCTAGTTCAGTTCTCGATtctcaaaataattttatataattatttccttaaaaagtcatacttgaattagcatttaagttttgaattgagttattaatacataatatatcatataatatatcttttagctgtaaataaattatataatctttaattataaaatgcatatataacttatgattaaatatattatataatataataatatatcgtataatatacattttaactatttattaatcatataatatttaactataaaatacaaatataattaagaattaatatatatctatatatattaatataaaataataatatatttataattaaaaatgataaggtaatttaatatatttataactaaaattattaagaaaatatagaaaaatgaaatgtaatattaagttatatttagttcataattatatatacatatataagtatatataattatattgaaaatatataatacatctaaaaaaaaaaaacgcaTATATATAAATTCGGTTCTTGATTCGATACTGGTTCGGTACGGTTCTAGTTCGGTTTCAATTTTGTTTCGGTTCGGTTCTTAATGAAGAACCAGAACTGaactaaaatatcaaaataaattcagTTCGATATCGTTCCTATCAGTTCAGTTTGGTtcttcggttcagttcggttctcCCAAGAACCATGCACAGCCCTACTTGAAACCCCATTGATTAGCAACCCTAAACAACTAGTTAGTACAATATGAGAATTTATTATAGGTTTTCTAATTTTgagaattttataatttattttggaGAAGAGATAAATTTGAGGAATTTGGGATCCAAAAATcctataaatttatgatttgatatAGTTGTTTGATAGTAAtatgaaattgtttagattaaTTTAGAGCCTTGCGTCTGTTGTACCCTGTTTTTGAATCTTATAGCATGGTATATTTTCTGGTGTTAGCTGCTGTGCTTTTGTTTGATCTTGAGTTCGGCACATACTAAGAAGTTCCCCAaagaacatgaaaaaaaaaaaaaaattgaaaaacgttACTTTTTATTCCATTGGAACACGAACAGCTGAACCATGTTTGAGAGGAAGTTCTTTTAAAGTAATAGAATGATTTTGAATATTTAAAAactttcattttgtgtttaggaGAATATAAAgttttttaaagtaaaattttttcaaaatttattaatttaatgagttaattttttttaaatttataaatactttaaaaaattttacttttttcaaacactaaaaaattataaaaatttaaaaactctaaaaaattttactttataaaACTTTATTCAACTTTATCTCCCCTCAAACATAATTAACTCAACTAAAACGAGAGAGGATGGAATAATGAAGGGGTAATTCGGAGAGACGGCCTAAAATTCAGTGAAATGGCAGCCAACAACGCATCAAGTTTTACTCTTCTAGACTGGTGTTTGAATTGTTTGGCCCAAGGCTCCAAATTTGACTAGCCtacaatttttttctctttttaaaattatagttGGACGATCATattgaatttataatttaaaaaaaaaagggttatTCTTaggaataaattattataaaaataacttTCTTAACATTATTTGGGGCATAGCCTCGCTGGGCTGCGGAGATTCTTGAAGCCGCTAATGGTTTTCACACCATGCATGTGTTTCTGTCCATAGTTATTGTcacagaaataataataataataatatcagtTGGTGGGGCGCCTGGGGCGCCTGCCTCGTTGTCCATAAAGGCTGGaaaacaagaaagaagaaaataagaGTCTACAGTTGCATCACGTAATGATCTGAGGTAAAGACAAGTGGAGAAATTTATACGTGCTATAATGAATAACTGAGTGATACGAATATTGAAATcgatttttaaatttgtaaattttttatttaaattttaattaaaattaaattaatggtaAAAAATATTCACGTACTATAGTGGTCATATTAGGAGACAAAGGTTTTGTGAAAATTACTATATTATTAGCTAGGATCACATCCTTTATTACTAGTCATTTTTATATgttctttgaaaaattataaaaattatgcaTAGATCGGACCTACTTGACAATTTCATAATATAATCGAATTATTCAAAGATGACAATCTTTTGCCTTACTACATAGTTTTCAATACTGACGGCtgatttataattttctttttaaaagaaaaaatacaaaaatatgtAATCATCCTCAATTCATTGGAAACGacttatatattataaaattgtcattcaattatatattgaattattaatttaatttgattcaaaataaatacttaataagatttcaaaattatattattattattattaatcacCATTATATATGTCGAGTGATATTGCTCaaagtttgtattttttttctcatttaattgaataaaaaaagaagaaaaataaacatTATTTATTGTTACCTTGCGTAGCTGCCCCGCTATAAAAAGTGGTAGCGGCCTTGTATGTCTGCACTCTGTAACTCAAGTCCAAAGTCTTAGAAGAAGGCCATGGAAACAGTAGCATTGTTGCATCAATGGTGCCAAGAGTTTGCCAAAACTGTTCCATTCAATCCTCTGCTCATTGCCTCTCTTCTCCTTTTATCATTTATTTATCTGTTTAGGTTCAATAGAACTCGCAAACTCAAATTACCTCCATCACCCCCAAAGCTACCAATCATTGGAAACCTTCACCAACTAGGCGCTCTCCCCTATCGATCCCTCAAAACCCTCTCCGACAAATATGGCCCTCTTATGCTTGTGCATTTGGGCAAAGTTCCAACTCTTGTAGTTTCAACTGCAGAGATGGCTCATGAAATCACCAAAAATCATGATGTTGCTTTTGCAGATAGACCGAAGACCAGCGCCGGAGATGCTTTGTTCTTTGGGTGCCAAAACCTCGCATTTTGTCCCTATGGTGAATATTGGAGACAGGTGAAGAAGGTGTGCGTTCTTGAACTCTTGAGCCAGAAAAGGGTGCAATACTTTGAGTTTGTGAGAAAAGAAGAAACTGCTAAGCTGGTTGAGAAGTTGCGCTATGCATGCGCTGTAGGATCTCCAGTTGATCTGAGTGAGATGCTTGTTACTATCTCCAACAACATCGTATCAAGATCAGCTCTTGGTACAGTATATGATAATGAAAGTGGTCATCAGAGCAGTTCAGGGGATTTGGTTAGGGGAGCAATAGACCTTGTGGGAAGTTTCAGCTTTAAAGATTCTTTTCCCTATTTGGGATGGCTCGATGTTCTAACAGGCTTCACCGGGAAGGTGAAAAAGGCTTCCAAAGAATTGCATGGTTTCCTTGATCAAGTGATTGAAGAACATCAAGTATCAAAAAGCCAGGACAAGGCTGAAGATAGGAAAGACATTGTGGATATTCTTCTCCAACTTGAAAAGAATGGCATGCTTACCGTTGATTTCACTCGTGAAAGCATGAAAGCTGTCCTAATGGTAtatctctctctttcttctttatctgttagtaaattaattttctgcttgtgtagctatttttttactaattaatttttatattttattcaactacatttaaatattattttggcTCCTACTAAAAATAAATCCCGACTCTATCACTGATTGCAGGACATGTTTATTGGGGGAACTGATACTACTGCAACAACCATGGATTGGACGATGGCAGAGCTGATGAAAAACCCACGCATAATGAAGAAAGCCCAAGAAGAGGTAAGAAGAGTGGTAGGAAACAAATCGAAAGTAGAAGAATCCGATCTTGATCAGATGACCTACCTAAAATGCATAGTGAAAGAGACACTGAGGCATCATGTTTCGGGAATGATTCCAAGACAAACAACTGCGACCACAAAGCTGGAAGGGTATGATATTCCACCCAATACGAGAGTGTTGATCAACGCATGGGGAATTCAAAGGGATCCAGGATTATGGGAAAAGCCTGATGATTTTATCCCTGAGAGGTTTATTGACAATCCAGCAGATTTCAAGGGACAACACAAAGAGTACATTCCGTTTGGTTCCGGGAGAAGGCTTTGCCCTGGAATATCCTATGCGCTTAAAGAAGTTGAATATGTGTTGGCTAATCTCCTCTTCTTGTTCGATTGGAAGTTGCCTGATGGACAAAAACACGAGGACCTGGACATGAGCGAGGTCTTCTATCTGGTCATTCGTAAGAAAGTTCCTCTCATGGTTGTGCCGTCCGTGCATTAATCAACGATTATTAATCCACATTGAACGGAGTTGTAAGGGATGgtgtttaattaattataagcTGTGTTGacttttcccttttttttaattaatgtttGTGGCCCTAAGCATGACAATGGATTAGAGTCCATCTTTGTAATCCATAGTGGATTAATTTCATGCAAGACTTTCTGGATAGTTTGGACTGCAGGGTTGGTCTCCTTTTGTATCCAAATAATAGTTAAAGAGTTAAATAAATAAGCATGATGTGTACCTTATAGTTTTAATATATGTTCTCTTACATTATGTTATCTATGCCAGAAGCTAAAATGGAGGGGAAAGAAACAAAGTTAGAGCAAGAAAGATTCTAAATTGAACAGaggagaggaagaaattgaaactGGAGAatgaatttatttctaaaatattaaaacaaattacatttataaTGTCCAAACTTTGAGGTTTTTTATAATTGTATCCAAACTTTTTCCTAACAAAATACATTGGAGTTTTAACTTATTTATGATTATACCCTATTGTCTATTCCACTATTAATTATAATGATGAAAatgtttaaaaattttcaaactttACTCATTTTTTATAGTTatactttaaatttttttaacaaatataTCTTAGATTTTGAAATTTACTATAATTGAATCCcactattaattaattattccgTGAAATACTAACAAAGGTTCTAATCTaccaaattaaaactaattaaatctaatttaaaataaaattgggGAATTAGTGGCTAATGGTTTTATGTTCTTAGCGGAAGTGGTGTCGCTTTGCGGAAAATGAATTTTTCTTATTATAAATTTGGTTTAATTAGTATCAATTTGGGAGATTAAAAATGCTAGTCGACATACCTGTTAGTATTGAATGGTGTAACCATGGGTTAAATTGcaatgaaattcaaaatttaaagtgtatttattaaaaaaataatttgaggtaaaattatataaaaaaagagTAAAATTTGAGATATTGTTTTGACATTATCCCTAATTATAAACCTAAAAATTCTCCAACAACTCTCTATCATTTTTACCTATCTATTATTTAATTTACCTGCTCCTGGACTTTAGTCCACCTacaaaaatggcaagaacaaaAGATTGACTTTGTAAGATGCATAAGAGACTATTTGGTAGGATATTTTGTTGGTAATAATATATGAATTGTTTGAAAGAATGGATACATATGTGACTTATTTAAGAGTAAATTTTATTAGATTTAATTTTTgaagtaaaatttaattttatagaaatttgaaTTAACCATTTTGAGAGAATAATCAAATTGatctttaattagaattttaattttataaattataattttaattttaatcattttaaattttatataaattattggattaaattataaataaaaatttgaaattgacaAAATCAAAATTGAGtactaaaatttaataaatgcAAAATCTTTTCAAGAGG
Above is a genomic segment from Hevea brasiliensis isolate MT/VB/25A 57/8 chromosome 17, ASM3005281v1, whole genome shotgun sequence containing:
- the LOC110646496 gene encoding cytochrome P450 71A1 — its product is METVALLHQWCQEFAKTVPFNPLLIASLLLLSFIYLFRFNRTRKLKLPPSPPKLPIIGNLHQLGALPYRSLKTLSDKYGPLMLVHLGKVPTLVVSTAEMAHEITKNHDVAFADRPKTSAGDALFFGCQNLAFCPYGEYWRQVKKVCVLELLSQKRVQYFEFVRKEETAKLVEKLRYACAVGSPVDLSEMLVTISNNIVSRSALGTVYDNESGHQSSSGDLVRGAIDLVGSFSFKDSFPYLGWLDVLTGFTGKVKKASKELHGFLDQVIEEHQVSKSQDKAEDRKDIVDILLQLEKNGMLTVDFTRESMKAVLMDMFIGGTDTTATTMDWTMAELMKNPRIMKKAQEEVRRVVGNKSKVEESDLDQMTYLKCIVKETLRHHVSGMIPRQTTATTKLEGYDIPPNTRVLINAWGIQRDPGLWEKPDDFIPERFIDNPADFKGQHKEYIPFGSGRRLCPGISYALKEVEYVLANLLFLFDWKLPDGQKHEDLDMSEVFYLVIRKKVPLMVVPSVH